From the Oceanicaulis alexandrii DSM 11625 genome, one window contains:
- a CDS encoding demethoxyubiquinone hydroxylase family protein, with the protein MSQPQTRKTVRRPGRKADASRIESMVRVDHAGEYAAVAIYQGQRAVFKGRPDKARIASQLVHMEADEQHHLQAFDDHILSGKARPTLLAPIANLAGFALGAGTALLGEKAAHACTEAVEAVIEGHYDEQVQELRLAEQDALADQFAQFRDEEVAHKELAVEEGAKDAAGYPVLSALITAGCHAAIAVCKRI; encoded by the coding sequence ATGTCTCAACCGCAAACCCGCAAAACCGTCCGTCGCCCCGGTCGGAAAGCAGACGCTTCCCGTATTGAATCCATGGTGCGCGTCGATCATGCAGGCGAGTATGCCGCGGTGGCGATCTATCAGGGCCAGCGCGCCGTGTTCAAAGGCCGCCCCGACAAGGCCCGCATCGCCAGCCAGCTGGTGCATATGGAAGCGGACGAACAGCACCATCTGCAGGCGTTTGACGATCACATCCTGAGCGGGAAAGCGCGTCCGACCCTGCTGGCGCCCATCGCCAATCTGGCGGGATTCGCGCTCGGCGCCGGAACAGCGCTGCTGGGCGAGAAAGCGGCCCACGCCTGCACCGAAGCGGTCGAAGCGGTGATCGAGGGGCATTACGACGAACAAGTGCAGGAGCTGCGCCTCGCCGAACAGGACGCGCTGGCGGACCAGTTCGCCCAGTTTCGCGATGAAGAGGTCGCCCACAAAGAGCTCGCTGTGGAAGAAGGCGCTAAAGACGCCGCCGGCTATCCGGTCCTCTCCGCGCTGATCACCGCCGGCTGCCACGCCGCCATCGCGGTGTGCAAACGGATCTAG
- a CDS encoding alpha/beta hydrolase, translating into MILIDGPRIAPKSGQAKKLVILFHGYGSNGADLAGLAQHWAPHFPDVAWASPDAPEPVPGAPGGYQWFPISRLDPALMEQGVRSAHATAEQFVRSELNRWEVAPENLVLIGFSQGTMMALHTALRREVAPAAVIGYSGALPGPERLKSEMTVKPPILLIHGDSDDVLPVGMTLMAAQGLAEAGHGAQFHISRGIPHSIGPDGLELGRHFMEAAFSGRLRG; encoded by the coding sequence ATGATCTTGATCGACGGTCCGCGCATCGCGCCCAAATCCGGGCAGGCGAAGAAACTGGTCATCCTGTTTCATGGCTACGGCTCTAATGGCGCAGACCTTGCGGGTCTCGCCCAGCACTGGGCGCCGCATTTTCCGGATGTGGCCTGGGCGTCGCCCGATGCGCCTGAACCGGTGCCCGGCGCGCCGGGCGGGTATCAATGGTTCCCGATTTCGCGTCTTGATCCGGCGCTGATGGAACAGGGGGTGCGCTCGGCGCACGCCACGGCGGAACAGTTTGTCCGCTCCGAGCTGAACCGCTGGGAAGTGGCGCCGGAAAACCTCGTTCTGATCGGGTTTTCCCAAGGCACGATGATGGCGCTTCACACCGCGCTCCGGCGCGAGGTCGCGCCCGCAGCGGTGATCGGCTATTCCGGCGCCCTGCCGGGGCCGGAGCGGCTGAAATCTGAAATGACCGTCAAGCCGCCGATCCTGCTGATCCATGGCGACAGTGATGACGTGCTGCCGGTGGGCATGACCTTGATGGCGGCCCAGGGACTTGCCGAGGCGGGTCATGGCGCCCAGTTTCATATCTCCAGAGGCATTCCCCATTCCATCGGCCCGGACGGGCTGGAGCTGGGGCGGCATTTCATGGAGGCGGCCTTTTCGGGGCGCCTGCGCGGCTAG
- a CDS encoding disulfide bond formation protein B has protein sequence MLELSTFADRWTRPDQWPLIGALVSAALLAGAFGFELIGRYAPCPLCIEQRWAHAYVLAGGLITFAALHILKPANALFCRAASALIAVLAGFSAWVAGYHAGGEYGFWPLSCQAGDTTSLSVDALLSSLNTPTNVVLCDEPAWTLLGVSMAGYNVLISAAVMLISILVVFRKPYRSV, from the coding sequence ATGCTTGAACTTTCCACCTTCGCCGACCGCTGGACACGCCCGGATCAATGGCCGCTCATCGGGGCGCTCGTTTCCGCCGCATTGCTCGCCGGGGCTTTCGGGTTCGAATTGATCGGGCGCTACGCCCCCTGCCCGCTCTGCATCGAGCAACGCTGGGCGCACGCCTATGTTCTGGCGGGCGGGCTGATCACGTTCGCCGCCCTTCACATCCTGAAACCCGCCAACGCCCTGTTCTGCCGCGCAGCCAGCGCGCTCATCGCGGTTCTGGCCGGGTTCAGCGCCTGGGTGGCGGGCTATCACGCAGGGGGTGAATACGGCTTCTGGCCGCTGTCATGCCAGGCGGGCGACACGACGTCCTTAAGCGTGGATGCACTCTTGAGCTCGCTGAACACGCCGACCAATGTGGTGCTGTGTGATGAGCCAGCCTGGACCCTGCTGGGCGTATCCATGGCGGGCTATAATGTTCTGATCAGCGCTGCCGTGATGCTGATCTCGATCCTGGTGGTGTTCCGCAAACCGTATCGGAGCGTGTGA
- a CDS encoding HNH endonuclease — protein MRVFKTAPTDLRCLVLNADFQPLSYYPLSTWPWQDAIKAAFLERVDIVSEYATEIRSPSRSIRAPSVVALRDYVSQNRPPAFTRFNVFLRDGFRCQYCGADSLDQLTFDHVTPRAYGGRTTWDNIVAACAPCNLKKGGRTPREAKMPLLQQADRPSQHQLQSQGRRFPPKYLHESWLDYLYWDVELEA, from the coding sequence ATGCGAGTCTTTAAGACGGCGCCCACCGATCTTCGATGCCTTGTCCTGAACGCGGACTTCCAGCCGCTGTCCTATTATCCTCTGTCCACCTGGCCCTGGCAGGACGCCATCAAGGCGGCGTTCCTGGAGCGCGTGGACATCGTCTCTGAATACGCCACAGAGATCCGCAGCCCGTCACGCTCGATAAGGGCGCCGTCAGTGGTGGCGCTGCGTGATTATGTCAGCCAGAATCGTCCGCCCGCCTTCACCCGCTTCAACGTGTTTCTGCGCGACGGGTTTCGGTGTCAGTATTGCGGCGCAGACAGTCTTGATCAGCTGACCTTTGACCATGTGACGCCGCGCGCCTATGGCGGCCGGACGACCTGGGACAATATCGTCGCCGCCTGCGCGCCCTGTAATCTCAAAAAAGGCGGTCGTACGCCGCGAGAAGCCAAGATGCCGCTGCTTCAGCAGGCGGACCGTCCCAGCCAGCATCAGCTGCAATCACAGGGGCGACGCTTCCCGCCCAAATACCTGCACGAAAGCTGGCTCGATTATCTCTACTGGGATGTGGAGCTTGAGGCCTAG
- a CDS encoding exopolysaccharide biosynthesis protein, protein MVQSQQDEAGSQDAEQDQPLSLTAELARIAHAAPEEGLSLGAFSDALGERVFGALLFALAIPVCMPFLYGVPQIVALPMMAIAVQMAGGRAHPWMPKSFRNRQLDKPGLVRIATWSRKWFGWLEALARPRLSVLSGPTAERIVGGVFVLFCASILVPLPATNTTPGIAIAIASIGLITRDGLLVLAGLVLGVVWVSLLVVGFTFFGAAFIDVLKTFILGVFGAGG, encoded by the coding sequence ATGGTGCAATCCCAGCAGGATGAAGCCGGCTCGCAAGACGCCGAGCAAGATCAGCCGCTCAGTCTGACGGCCGAGTTGGCGCGAATCGCGCACGCCGCCCCTGAAGAGGGGCTGTCGCTTGGCGCATTCAGCGACGCTCTGGGCGAACGGGTGTTCGGCGCCTTGCTGTTTGCGCTCGCCATTCCGGTCTGCATGCCCTTTCTCTACGGCGTGCCTCAGATTGTCGCTCTGCCCATGATGGCCATCGCCGTGCAAATGGCGGGCGGACGCGCGCACCCTTGGATGCCGAAGAGCTTTCGCAACCGTCAGCTGGACAAGCCCGGTCTCGTCCGCATCGCGACCTGGTCCCGCAAATGGTTTGGGTGGCTGGAGGCTCTGGCCCGTCCGCGGCTGAGTGTCTTGTCAGGCCCGACCGCAGAGCGGATTGTCGGCGGCGTCTTCGTCCTGTTTTGCGCGTCCATACTCGTCCCTTTACCGGCCACCAACACCACGCCGGGCATCGCCATCGCCATCGCCTCCATCGGCCTGATCACCCGCGACGGGCTGCTGGTTCTGGCGGGACTGGTCTTAGGCGTCGTCTGGGTCAGCCTTCTGGTCGTCGGCTTCACGTTTTTTGGAGCGGCGTTTATTGATGTGCTGAAAACCTTCATTCTGGGGGTGTTCGGCGCTGGCGGCTAA
- a CDS encoding TCR/Tet family MFS transporter, whose product MTQSPLDPAAVKPAPRAAATVFITGTVAIDALGFALIIPVLPTLLMELTGGGVGEAARWGGLATFVFALMQFVFSPIIGGLSDRFGRRPVLLLSLTALMIDFLLMGLAHALVVFFIARLLSGVFAATHSTANAYIADISTPEQRARRFGLLGAAMGAGFVLGPGLGGLLGELSPRAPFFAAAALAGINALYGWFVVPESLKPESRRSFSWKRSNPIATLMRLRRAEGLGVLVWVYFLSQLAGFVYPAVWAYVGIAKFDWTEGEIGVSLVAYGVLFVICQAVVTPLLMPRIGERRVIWIAFALEAVALIGLATAPSPWVLYLWLLPALFTGMEGPALQKVMTERTPPDAQGELQGGLSGLGAIVLILSPLIYTQLFFAFQQGVGGVVFPGAPFVMAAVFNVIALTLFVVRKRQTGG is encoded by the coding sequence ATGACCCAGAGCCCGCTTGACCCTGCTGCAGTGAAACCCGCTCCTCGCGCGGCCGCCACCGTCTTTATCACGGGGACCGTGGCGATCGATGCGCTGGGCTTTGCGCTGATCATTCCCGTCCTGCCGACCCTCCTGATGGAGCTGACGGGCGGCGGCGTGGGTGAGGCGGCGCGCTGGGGCGGGCTGGCGACCTTTGTCTTCGCGCTGATGCAGTTCGTCTTCTCGCCGATCATCGGGGGATTGTCAGACCGGTTCGGGCGACGTCCGGTGCTGCTGCTGTCGCTGACCGCCCTGATGATCGATTTCCTGCTGATGGGGTTGGCGCACGCCCTTGTGGTGTTCTTCATCGCGCGCTTGCTGTCGGGCGTTTTCGCCGCCACCCATTCCACCGCCAACGCCTACATCGCCGACATCTCCACTCCGGAACAACGCGCGCGCCGCTTCGGGCTTCTGGGCGCGGCCATGGGGGCGGGCTTCGTATTGGGGCCGGGGCTCGGCGGTTTGCTGGGGGAGTTGAGCCCGCGCGCGCCCTTCTTTGCGGCGGCGGCGCTGGCCGGGATCAACGCCCTCTATGGCTGGTTCGTGGTGCCGGAATCGCTCAAACCCGAAAGCCGTCGTTCTTTCTCCTGGAAACGGTCAAACCCCATCGCCACGCTGATGCGCTTGCGTCGGGCCGAGGGGCTCGGGGTGCTGGTCTGGGTCTATTTCCTGTCTCAGCTGGCTGGCTTTGTGTATCCGGCGGTCTGGGCCTATGTGGGCATCGCCAAGTTTGACTGGACCGAAGGCGAGATCGGCGTCTCTCTGGTGGCCTATGGCGTGCTGTTCGTGATCTGTCAGGCGGTGGTGACACCCTTGCTGATGCCCCGGATCGGCGAGCGCCGGGTCATCTGGATCGCCTTCGCCCTGGAGGCCGTCGCCCTGATCGGTCTGGCGACGGCGCCATCGCCCTGGGTGCTGTATCTCTGGCTCTTGCCCGCCCTGTTCACAGGCATGGAGGGGCCGGCGCTTCAGAAGGTGATGACCGAGCGCACGCCGCCGGACGCTCAGGGCGAGCTGCAGGGCGGATTGTCCGGCCTCGGCGCGATCGTGCTGATCCTCAGCCCGCTGATCTACACCCAGCTCTTTTTCGCCTTCCAGCAAGGGGTGGGCGGGGTGGTGTTTCCGGGCGCGCCGTTCGTCATGGCGGCGGTGTTCAACGTCATCGCGCTGACGCTGTTCGTGGTGCGAAAACGCCAGACGGGCGGTTAA
- a CDS encoding HAD family hydrolase codes for MTRTPTIAIAYDFDGTLSPGSMQEHSFIPEIGEQIDAFWGRVNGEAARLGADNILIYMHEMVKAAQREDVRFRREDIERHGASVGFFPGVVEGWFERLRAYGAERQVRVEHYIISSGLKEMIAASAVGDQFDAIFASEFKYNADDVPVWAASAVNYTNKTQFLFRINKGALDLSDHTEVNAYVPEDDRPVPFRNMIYVGDGDTDVPCMRTVKEQGGVSIAVHPAGDVKGAEKTAKLKTDRRVHFTTDADYSDGSKLDAYVKAAIDKMVAVERLKTLER; via the coding sequence ATGACCCGCACCCCGACCATCGCCATCGCCTATGATTTTGACGGCACGCTGAGCCCGGGCTCCATGCAGGAGCATTCCTTCATCCCCGAAATCGGCGAGCAGATCGACGCGTTCTGGGGGCGGGTGAATGGCGAGGCGGCGCGGCTGGGCGCAGACAACATCCTCATCTACATGCATGAGATGGTGAAAGCCGCCCAGCGTGAGGATGTGCGCTTCCGTCGCGAGGATATCGAACGCCATGGCGCGTCCGTGGGCTTCTTTCCCGGCGTGGTCGAAGGCTGGTTTGAGCGTTTGCGGGCCTATGGCGCCGAGCGTCAGGTGCGGGTCGAGCACTACATCATTTCGTCCGGGCTCAAGGAGATGATCGCGGCCAGCGCCGTCGGCGATCAGTTCGACGCTATTTTCGCCAGCGAGTTCAAATACAACGCCGATGACGTGCCGGTCTGGGCGGCGTCTGCGGTGAACTACACCAACAAGACCCAGTTCCTGTTCCGCATCAATAAGGGCGCGCTGGATCTGTCGGACCACACCGAAGTGAACGCTTATGTGCCCGAGGATGACCGGCCCGTCCCCTTCCGCAATATGATCTATGTGGGAGATGGCGATACGGATGTGCCGTGCATGCGCACGGTGAAGGAACAGGGCGGCGTGTCGATCGCCGTGCATCCCGCAGGCGACGTGAAAGGCGCGGAGAAGACCGCCAAGCTCAAGACGGATCGCCGCGTGCATTTCACCACGGACGCCGATTACTCAGACGGCTCGAAGCTGGATGCGTACGTGAAGGCCGCCATCGACAAGATGGTCGCCGTGGAGCGGCTCAAAACGCTGGAGCGCTAG
- the gluQRS gene encoding tRNA glutamyl-Q(34) synthetase GluQRS, translated as MTAFRTRFAPSPTGFLHLGHAFSALTVFDAAREAGGMCLLRIEDIDTTRCKPQYEAAVLEDLRWLGCDWPEPVRRQSEHFAEYHAALAQLHSKGLVYRCFKTRREIAEDIARAPHHPGEGPEGVIYPGPSQPMSADEEAERLETGDAFSWRLSITACRDHLGADFDRLTFTETGEGPDGETGEVRARPETLGDVILGRKDVGTSYHLACTHDDALQDVTHVIRGLDLYFATHLHRLLQELMGWPVPVYRHHPLMLDEHGKRFAKRDQSLTLRALREAGETPDSLRKRVGL; from the coding sequence ATGACCGCTTTTCGCACCCGCTTCGCCCCTTCGCCCACCGGCTTCCTGCATCTGGGTCACGCCTTCTCGGCGCTGACGGTGTTCGATGCTGCGCGAGAGGCAGGCGGGATGTGTCTGTTGCGGATCGAGGATATCGACACGACGCGCTGCAAACCTCAATACGAGGCGGCGGTTCTGGAAGACCTTCGCTGGCTGGGCTGTGACTGGCCCGAGCCTGTACGTCGGCAGAGCGAGCATTTCGCCGAGTATCACGCAGCCCTTGCGCAGCTTCACTCAAAAGGGCTCGTCTATCGCTGCTTCAAGACGCGGCGGGAAATCGCCGAGGACATCGCCCGCGCGCCCCATCATCCCGGCGAAGGCCCCGAAGGCGTGATCTATCCTGGCCCGTCCCAGCCGATGAGCGCGGACGAGGAAGCCGAGCGTCTGGAGACGGGCGACGCTTTCTCCTGGCGGCTCTCCATCACCGCCTGCCGCGATCATCTTGGCGCGGACTTTGACCGTCTGACATTCACCGAAACAGGCGAAGGCCCGGACGGCGAAACCGGTGAGGTGCGCGCCCGACCTGAAACGCTGGGCGATGTGATTTTGGGGCGCAAGGATGTGGGGACGAGCTATCATCTCGCCTGCACCCATGATGATGCGCTGCAGGACGTGACCCATGTCATCCGCGGCCTGGACCTGTATTTCGCCACCCATCTGCACCGCCTGCTTCAGGAGCTGATGGGCTGGCCGGTCCCGGTCTATCGCCATCACCCCCTGATGCTCGATGAGCACGGCAAGCGCTTCGCCAAGCGCGATCAGTCCCTCACTTTGCGCGCCTTGCGGGAGGCTGGTGAGACGCCGGACAGCCTGCGCAAGCGGGTTGGGCTTTAA